One Pirellulales bacterium genomic region harbors:
- a CDS encoding alpha/beta hydrolase has product MPHVALDGLKFHYQQSGSGPDVVLLHGFTSNLAMWLFSGIVPALANRFRVTTYDLRGHGASDAPPAGYTSREMAGDLARLCDALELGPAYLVGHSFGGVVAAHLASLEPTRVAGLILCDSYFPGLAELEPEMERVEVWRGLAEVLDEAGLDVGQRVDFSRLLTAVANLTSEQRTIIETRLGPPAIRWLAQLAPLAATSAARDTFTAAGLTAERLAELQVPVVALYDEHSPFQATCRYLAAHVADCTVDFVPGAKHLALLESPAEFVARVAKHLDALAARQNSPLAQER; this is encoded by the coding sequence ATGCCGCACGTGGCGCTCGATGGTCTGAAGTTCCATTACCAGCAGTCGGGCAGCGGTCCCGACGTCGTGCTGCTGCATGGCTTCACGAGCAACCTGGCGATGTGGCTCTTCAGCGGCATCGTGCCCGCCCTGGCCAACCGCTTTCGCGTCACTACGTACGACCTGCGCGGCCACGGCGCCAGCGATGCCCCGCCCGCGGGCTACACCTCGCGCGAGATGGCGGGCGACCTGGCCCGACTGTGCGACGCCCTGGAGCTGGGCCCCGCCTACCTGGTGGGACACAGTTTCGGCGGCGTGGTGGCGGCCCATCTGGCCTCGCTCGAGCCCACGCGAGTGGCGGGCCTCATCCTCTGCGATTCCTATTTCCCCGGCCTGGCCGAGCTCGAGCCCGAGATGGAACGGGTCGAGGTGTGGCGCGGACTGGCCGAGGTGCTCGACGAGGCGGGGCTCGACGTCGGCCAGCGCGTCGACTTCTCTCGCTTGTTGACGGCGGTGGCCAACCTAACCTCCGAGCAACGGACGATCATCGAAACGCGGCTGGGCCCGCCTGCCATACGTTGGCTGGCGCAACTCGCTCCGCTGGCGGCGACTTCGGCGGCACGCGACACGTTCACTGCGGCGGGCCTCACCGCCGAGCGCCTGGCCGAGTTGCAAGTGCCGGTCGTCGCGCTGTACGACGAGCATTCCCCGTTTCAGGCCACCTGCCGTTACCTGGCCGCACACGTGGCCGACTGCACGGTCGATTTCGTGCCTGGCGCCAAGCATCTGGCGCTGCTCGAAAGCCCTGCCGAATTCGTGGCCCGCGTGGCGAAACATCTCGACGCGTTGGCCGCTCGACAGAACTCGCCCCTGGCACAAGAACGTTAA
- a CDS encoding ABC transporter ATP-binding protein, translating to MTEPTTATPPHDSTASAPRPDGRAPGPTPLLRAERLSKDYPNGNVHALADVNVSIAAGEYVAIMGPSGSGKSTLLNLLGALDRPTSGEVYFDDQPLSTLRHLDRFRSREIGFVFQSFFLLPTLTSLQNVQIPMFEGTLSARQREQRALELLEQVNMAHRAGHRPAQLSVGERQRVAIARSLANGPRLLLADEPTGNLDSRTGEEILQLFDRLHREGRMTLVVVTHSDEVAARAQRVLRMRDGRLAEDRLNPQEPRS from the coding sequence ATGACTGAACCGACGACCGCCACGCCGCCGCACGACTCGACTGCTAGCGCGCCGCGACCAGACGGACGCGCGCCCGGCCCGACGCCGCTCTTGCGCGCGGAACGCCTGTCGAAGGACTATCCCAACGGCAACGTCCATGCGCTGGCCGATGTGAACGTCTCTATCGCGGCGGGAGAATACGTGGCCATCATGGGTCCCAGCGGCAGCGGCAAGTCGACCCTGCTCAACCTGCTGGGGGCGCTCGACCGACCGACCTCGGGCGAGGTCTACTTCGACGACCAACCCTTGTCCACGTTGCGCCATCTCGACCGGTTTCGCTCGCGCGAGATCGGTTTCGTCTTTCAGAGCTTCTTTCTGCTCCCCACGCTCACATCGCTGCAGAACGTGCAGATCCCGATGTTCGAGGGGACGCTCTCGGCCCGGCAGCGCGAGCAGCGGGCCTTGGAGTTGCTCGAGCAGGTGAACATGGCGCATCGGGCAGGGCATCGACCGGCTCAGCTCTCCGTGGGCGAACGACAGCGCGTGGCCATCGCCCGCTCGCTGGCGAACGGTCCGCGGCTGCTCCTGGCGGACGAGCCGACCGGCAACCTCGATTCGCGCACCGGCGAGGAGATCTTGCAGCTCTTCGACCGCCTGCACCGCGAGGGCCGGATGACGCTGGTGGTGGTCACGCACAGCGACGAGGTGGCTGCTCGCGCCCAGCGCGTGCTGCGGATGCGCGACGGCCGCCTGGCCGAAGATCGCTTGAACCCCCAAGAACCCCGCTCATGA
- a CDS encoding acyl carrier protein, whose translation MSDWTSEQISTDVVTLLQNFPGREYPEAITPETRFFGDLGFRSIDAVVLGEMLEKHFGGSLPFHELLAVVNATGEQDLTVGQIVAFLERHLATSDSTAPQGC comes from the coding sequence ATGAGTGATTGGACCTCGGAACAGATTTCGACGGACGTCGTGACCCTGCTGCAAAACTTTCCCGGCCGCGAGTACCCGGAAGCCATCACGCCCGAGACGCGCTTCTTCGGCGATCTGGGCTTTCGCTCGATCGATGCCGTCGTGCTGGGCGAGATGCTCGAAAAGCACTTCGGTGGTTCGCTGCCGTTTCACGAATTGCTCGCGGTGGTGAACGCCACCGGCGAGCAGGACCTGACGGTCGGCCAGATCGTGGCCTTCCTCGAGCGGCACCTGGCGACGTCCGACAGCACGGCACCCCAAGGATGCTGA
- a CDS encoding ABC transporter permease produces MWFATFICHNLLRRFARSLLTIGGVAVAIGTTVALLGISHGFEQSTADSFGARGVEIVVVQAGVLDQLNSELDMSVGERIRQVPGVKDAAPGLVELIDYPQNKNVISVLLQGWEPDTVLFEGLEFVAGRPYEAGESHVAVLGKTLADTLGLQVGEKITLQGEAFDIVGIYRSFSVFENGGVTIPLAEAQRLMAREGAVTGYSVITDLTQREDHSVDRLCDDINALKNADGQPLGISALPTREYVSSAMHIRMIHSMAWMTSVIAISVGTIGVLNTMLMSVVERIREISILRAIGWRKLRVVQMIVSECLILSLSGAVLGTIGAILATRWLATLPAVSGFIEGRIAPVVMLQGLGMATLVGLVGALYPSIRAARLLPTEGLAHD; encoded by the coding sequence ATGTGGTTTGCCACCTTCATCTGTCACAATCTGCTGCGGCGATTCGCCCGGTCGCTGCTGACCATCGGCGGCGTGGCGGTCGCCATTGGCACGACCGTGGCACTGCTGGGCATCTCGCACGGCTTCGAACAGTCGACCGCAGATTCGTTCGGCGCGCGGGGCGTCGAGATCGTCGTCGTCCAGGCGGGGGTCCTCGATCAGCTCAATAGCGAGCTCGACATGAGCGTCGGCGAGCGCATTCGCCAGGTACCCGGCGTGAAAGACGCCGCGCCGGGGCTCGTCGAGCTGATCGACTATCCCCAGAACAAGAACGTCATCAGCGTGTTGCTGCAGGGCTGGGAACCAGACACCGTGCTGTTCGAAGGACTCGAGTTCGTAGCAGGGCGCCCCTACGAAGCGGGGGAATCTCACGTCGCCGTGCTGGGCAAGACGCTGGCCGATACGCTGGGCCTCCAGGTGGGCGAGAAAATCACCCTGCAGGGCGAGGCCTTCGATATCGTGGGCATCTACCGCAGCTTTAGCGTGTTCGAGAACGGCGGCGTGACGATCCCGCTGGCCGAAGCGCAACGGCTCATGGCCCGCGAAGGCGCCGTGACCGGCTACTCGGTCATCACCGATCTAACGCAGCGCGAGGACCATTCGGTCGATCGCTTGTGCGACGACATCAACGCGCTCAAGAATGCCGATGGCCAGCCGCTGGGGATCTCGGCCCTGCCGACGCGCGAATACGTCTCGAGCGCCATGCACATCCGCATGATCCACTCGATGGCCTGGATGACGTCGGTCATCGCCATCAGCGTCGGCACGATCGGCGTGCTGAACACGATGCTCATGTCGGTGGTCGAGCGCATCCGCGAGATCAGCATTCTCCGGGCCATCGGCTGGCGCAAGCTCCGCGTGGTGCAGATGATCGTCAGCGAATGCCTGATCCTCAGCCTGAGCGGCGCCGTGTTGGGCACGATCGGCGCTATCCTCGCGACGCGCTGGCTGGCGACCTTGCCCGCCGTGAGCGGTTTTATCGAGGGGCGCATCGCTCCCGTTGTCATGCTGCAGGGACTGGGCATGGCCACGCTCGTCGGCTTGGTGGGGGCCCTTTATCCGTCCATACGCGCCGCGCGGCTGCTTCCCACGGAAGGACTCGCCCATGACTGA